A single genomic interval of Deltaproteobacteria bacterium harbors:
- the sctR gene encoding type III secretion system export apparatus subunit SctR: MRWCILAAAFTAAPLQAFAREKGAVTGGGEPVSVVLLLAALSLLPFVLVMMTSFVKIAVVLSLLRNAIGTPQIPPTIVLTGLSVILSLYVMAPTGAKVYEAVRGVAGEEGGKGGLLSAGSASVLFRAADRAKEPLREFLLRHSDVRDRGMFLDLARRMRPAEERAGVRDRDLLVVVPAFVVGQLASAFQIGFLIFLPFLVLDMVVANVLLALGMHMLSPTTVSLPFKLLLFVLVDGWRLLTQGLVLSYG; this comes from the coding sequence GTGAGGTGGTGCATCCTGGCCGCAGCGTTCACTGCGGCGCCGTTGCAGGCCTTCGCACGCGAGAAGGGGGCGGTGACCGGTGGTGGGGAGCCGGTGTCGGTGGTGCTGCTGCTGGCGGCGCTTTCCTTGCTCCCGTTCGTCTTGGTCATGATGACGAGCTTCGTCAAGATCGCGGTGGTCCTCTCCCTGCTGCGCAACGCCATAGGCACGCCGCAGATCCCGCCGACGATCGTGCTGACGGGGTTGTCCGTCATCCTGAGCCTCTACGTCATGGCACCGACGGGGGCCAAGGTCTACGAGGCGGTCCGGGGCGTGGCTGGCGAGGAGGGAGGGAAGGGCGGCTTGCTCTCGGCCGGTTCTGCCTCGGTGCTCTTTCGTGCCGCCGACCGGGCCAAGGAGCCGCTGCGAGAGTTCCTGCTGCGGCACAGCGACGTGCGGGACCGGGGGATGTTTCTCGATCTTGCCCGACGTATGCGTCCGGCCGAGGAGCGCGCAGGAGTGCGAGATCGGGACCTGCTCGTGGTGGTACCCGCGTTCGTCGTCGGACAGCTCGCCTCCGCCTTCCAGATCGGGTTCCTCATCTTCTTGCCTTTTCTGGTGCTGGACATGGTGGTTGCGAACGTCCTCCTGGCGTTGGGCATGCACATGCTCTCGCCGACGACCGTGTCCCTGCCTTTCAAGCTCTTGTTGTTCGTGCTCGTCGACGGGTGGAGACTGCTCACCCAGGGCCTCGTTCTCTCCTACGGATGA
- the map gene encoding type I methionyl aminopeptidase, with amino-acid sequence MSIVYKSHAELQKMWTANQVVREVLSELAAMVKPGVTTGELGDRAAALVRQHRVEPAFLGYGSPPFPAVVCVSVNDEVVHGIPNHKRVLVEGDIVSIDFGVARDGYFGDSARTVPVGEISAEAKKLLKVTEEALGRAIEQCRPGNRLRDVSSAVQTHVELNGFSVVRVFVGHGIGRRMHEDPPVPNFVGPGRNPRLRPGMVLAIEPMVNVGTHEVTVDEDRWTARTKDGKLSAHFEHSVAITENGPWVLSGASAETGVALHTA; translated from the coding sequence ATGTCGATTGTTTACAAGAGTCACGCCGAACTGCAGAAGATGTGGACTGCGAATCAGGTGGTCCGGGAGGTCTTGAGCGAACTGGCGGCGATGGTGAAGCCTGGAGTGACGACGGGCGAGCTCGGGGATCGGGCCGCTGCGCTAGTCCGGCAGCACCGAGTGGAGCCCGCGTTTCTGGGCTACGGTTCGCCGCCTTTCCCCGCTGTGGTGTGCGTGTCGGTGAACGACGAGGTGGTCCATGGGATCCCGAATCACAAGCGGGTGCTCGTGGAAGGTGACATCGTCAGTATCGATTTCGGCGTGGCGCGGGATGGCTATTTCGGCGACTCCGCACGGACGGTCCCCGTGGGTGAGATTTCGGCGGAGGCGAAGAAGCTCTTGAAGGTGACGGAGGAAGCGCTGGGACGTGCCATCGAGCAGTGCCGGCCGGGAAACCGGCTCCGGGACGTCAGCTCGGCGGTTCAAACCCACGTCGAGCTGAACGGGTTCTCGGTGGTGCGGGTCTTCGTGGGGCACGGGATCGGACGGAGGATGCACGAGGATCCGCCGGTCCCGAACTTCGTGGGACCCGGGAGAAATCCACGACTTAGGCCAGGAATGGTGCTGGCCATCGAGCCGATGGTGAACGTGGGAACGCACGAGGTCACGGTCGATGAAGACCGCTGGACAGCGCGAACGAAGGATGGCAAGCTCTCGGCCCATTTCGAGCATTCGGTGGCCATTACGGAAAACGGCCCCTGGGTGCTGAGTGGAGCGTCTGCCGAGACGGGTGTCGCACTGCATACGGCCTAG
- the fliQ gene encoding flagellar biosynthesis protein FliQ, whose translation MGSDQLVQVVREGLFLVLLVSAPPLAASLVVGLLMSLLQATTQLQDQTLSFVPKLAVVLVSLAITGPWMGAQLVRFTEALFRLLPALR comes from the coding sequence ATGGGATCCGATCAGCTCGTGCAGGTGGTGCGGGAGGGGCTCTTTCTCGTTCTGCTCGTGAGCGCGCCGCCGCTGGCGGCGAGTCTCGTAGTCGGACTGCTCATGAGCCTGCTGCAGGCCACGACGCAGCTGCAGGATCAGACGCTCTCGTTTGTGCCGAAGCTCGCCGTGGTACTCGTTTCGCTGGCCATCACGGGGCCCTGGATGGGGGCGCAGCTCGTGCGGTTCACGGAGGCTCTGTTTCGGCTCCTGCCGGCCCTTCGGTAG
- the rpmJ gene encoding 50S ribosomal protein L36 has protein sequence MKVRASVKRICDKCKIIRRRGVVRVICTNPRHKQRQG, from the coding sequence ATGAAAGTTCGAGCGTCGGTTAAGCGGATTTGTGACAAGTGCAAGATCATTCGTCGGCGCGGCGTGGTTCGGGTCATCTGCACCAACCCACGACATAAGCAGCGACAGGGCTAA
- a CDS encoding TIGR02266 family protein, with the protein MQLELASSLGAGGETGPEEVFPLTTLKGAGGGAKRNGEPVAADARGGNGDEADSRRRSRRFPARVEVNYGSEHNFYTGFMENLSGGGLFVATHQPARLDEMVEVTFTVPGLEQACTAICRVRWLREHNPQAPDTVAGMGLEFHELDPEVRAAVELFIRHREPIFFDD; encoded by the coding sequence GTGCAGCTCGAGTTGGCGTCTTCGCTCGGGGCCGGGGGGGAGACCGGACCGGAGGAGGTCTTCCCCCTCACGACGCTGAAGGGGGCCGGCGGAGGTGCCAAGCGGAACGGGGAGCCGGTCGCGGCCGATGCGCGGGGAGGAAATGGCGACGAGGCGGACTCGCGTCGCAGATCGCGACGCTTCCCCGCGCGCGTGGAAGTGAACTACGGCAGCGAGCATAACTTCTACACCGGGTTCATGGAGAACCTCAGTGGCGGGGGGCTGTTCGTGGCGACGCACCAGCCGGCGCGCCTCGACGAGATGGTCGAGGTGACGTTCACCGTGCCCGGACTGGAACAAGCCTGCACGGCAATCTGCCGGGTGCGCTGGCTTCGGGAGCACAATCCGCAGGCCCCCGACACCGTCGCCGGGATGGGGCTGGAGTTCCACGAGCTGGACCCGGAGGTGCGTGCCGCGGTCGAACTCTTCATCCGGCATCGGGAGCCTATCTTCTTCGACGACTGA
- the rpsK gene encoding 30S ribosomal protein S11 encodes MANPRKGTKRKVKKNVQSGIAHVTSTFNNTVVTITDVSGNVLAWSSSGVCGFKGSRKSTPFAAQLAAEDAARKAMEHGMRSVSVYVKGPGGGRESALRALQAAGFKITLIRDVTPIPHNGCRPPKRRRV; translated from the coding sequence ATGGCTAATCCGAGGAAGGGCACGAAGCGCAAGGTCAAGAAGAACGTCCAGAGCGGCATCGCTCATGTTACGTCGACGTTCAACAACACGGTGGTCACGATCACGGATGTCAGCGGGAACGTGCTGGCGTGGTCGAGCTCCGGCGTGTGCGGCTTCAAGGGGTCGCGCAAGAGCACGCCGTTTGCTGCGCAGCTCGCAGCGGAGGATGCCGCGCGCAAGGCGATGGAGCACGGCATGCGCAGCGTCTCCGTGTACGTGAAGGGGCCTGGAGGCGGACGAGAGTCGGCCTTGCGCGCCCTGCAGGCGGCGGGCTTCAAGATCACGTTGATTCGTGACGTGACGCCCATTCCCCACAACGGATGTCGTCCGCCGAAGCGCCGACGCGTGTGA
- a CDS encoding DNA-directed RNA polymerase subunit alpha, which yields MQNPVIARNWRDLIKPRALDKETDTLTATYGKFTCEPLERGFGITIGNSLRRVLLSSLQGAGITAVKLDGALHEFTTLPGVVEDVTDVILNLKEVLLRMTDAGPHTIYIDKRGDGPVTGADIQARDGISVLNPDHVIATLSGDARLRMELTVQMGRGYVPAERNKAAGMPVGTIPIDALFSPVRKVNYTVTHARVGQQTDYDKLTLEVWTDGSVAPENAVAFAAKILKDQLSIFINFEELPEPEEESESDEQLRVLNDNLNRPVEELELSVRSANCLQNANIKLIGQLVQKSEAEMLKTKNFGRKSLKEIKEILGTMGLGLGMKLDNWVDPSKVEKDPDQGGNAQS from the coding sequence ATGCAGAATCCGGTGATTGCACGAAACTGGCGTGACCTGATCAAGCCTCGAGCGCTGGACAAGGAGACGGATACCCTAACGGCGACGTACGGGAAGTTTACCTGTGAGCCGCTCGAGCGGGGCTTTGGTATCACGATCGGCAACAGCCTGCGGCGCGTCCTGCTGTCGTCCCTGCAGGGAGCCGGCATCACGGCCGTCAAGCTCGATGGTGCGTTGCACGAGTTCACCACCTTGCCCGGCGTGGTCGAGGACGTGACGGACGTGATCCTGAACCTCAAAGAGGTTCTGCTCCGGATGACGGACGCCGGGCCGCACACGATCTACATCGATAAGCGCGGAGACGGACCGGTCACGGGGGCAGACATCCAGGCGCGGGACGGAATCTCCGTTCTGAACCCGGATCACGTGATCGCGACGCTTTCCGGGGATGCCCGTCTTCGGATGGAGCTCACCGTGCAGATGGGACGAGGCTACGTTCCGGCAGAGCGGAACAAGGCCGCCGGAATGCCGGTAGGGACGATCCCGATCGATGCGCTCTTCTCCCCGGTTCGAAAGGTCAACTACACGGTTACGCACGCGCGCGTCGGGCAGCAGACCGACTACGACAAGCTGACGCTCGAGGTGTGGACGGATGGCAGCGTGGCGCCAGAGAACGCGGTGGCGTTCGCGGCGAAGATCCTGAAGGACCAGCTCAGCATCTTCATCAACTTCGAGGAACTGCCGGAGCCTGAGGAAGAGAGCGAGAGCGACGAGCAGCTTCGCGTGCTGAACGACAACCTGAACCGGCCCGTCGAGGAGCTCGAGCTTTCGGTCCGTAGCGCGAACTGCCTGCAGAATGCGAACATCAAGCTGATCGGACAGCTCGTGCAGAAGTCCGAGGCCGAGATGCTGAAGACGAAGAACTTCGGCCGCAAGTCGCTGAAGGAGATCAAGGAAATCCTTGGCACCATGGGCTTGGGTCTCGGGATGAAGCTCGACAACTGGGTCGACCCTTCGAAGGTAGAGAAGGACCCCGATCAAGGAGGCAACGCTCAGTCCTAA
- the priA gene encoding primosomal protein N': MIRATQYLVVPLAPVGRALSYAPSAREALPLVVGSRVVVPLGGRRVVGVVSGIQVDAEVPEGRRLREISEVLDSDPVVDAEVLELVAWIADYYFAPLGEVLRLALPASLQRREERRVRIAERGREVLVAQAAVLRREDEWLTEAERQALETVVRSRSGVRRQRAVAMGHGLATLRALVERGLVTEEVDHRTAAAHRTDLLVELLPEATTVGGEHRNAPRQEALLQRLGEVGGPVLLSELEDLPEGARGLARALARKGKVRVEEVPTARDPFADAPRVEDVQHELTVDQTAALASLLEAAEARTFRAFLLHGVTGSGKTEVYLRLIDVALRAGRSALVLVPEISLTPQLAGRFRARFGGEVAVLHSGLSDAQRYEQWRLLRTGSCRIAVGARSAVFAPLADLGVVIVDEEHDGSFKQEEGVRYHARDVALVRAKRSGAVAVLGSATPSLESYHGAMEGRLALLKLPGRVREQVMPEVVVLDLRRYQAGEGGILSAPLAAALAETLEQREQAILFLNRRGYANFVLCKGCGYVFRCGECSVSLTHHERRGRLVCHYCGFSRPRPTRCPECDGDTVELLGLGTERVEEALRARFPSARVARLDRDSARGAGLNRILRQVHDREVDILVGTQMVAKGHDFPSVTLVGVVCADQGLHFPDFRAAERTFQLLTQVAGRAGRGDRPGRVVVQTYQPMHPSIEAARTHDYDGFFAQELRARRELQYPPLGHVIALRFEGPDGAAVGEAAKRVASHFVLPKDGTAWVMGPVEAPIARIKGRSRWLLLVRGRTRQAVRDATRRVWQGDALREAPGVRVVIDVDPQSLL; the protein is encoded by the coding sequence GTGATACGCGCCACGCAGTACCTTGTCGTCCCCCTGGCGCCCGTGGGCCGGGCGCTCTCCTACGCGCCGTCCGCGAGGGAGGCGCTCCCCCTGGTGGTCGGGTCTCGCGTCGTGGTTCCTCTCGGAGGCCGGCGAGTCGTTGGGGTCGTCAGCGGCATCCAGGTCGACGCCGAGGTTCCCGAAGGACGTCGGTTGCGCGAGATCTCCGAGGTGCTCGATTCCGACCCGGTGGTGGACGCCGAGGTCCTCGAGCTCGTGGCCTGGATCGCAGACTACTACTTCGCGCCGCTCGGCGAGGTTCTTCGCCTCGCACTACCGGCGTCGCTGCAGCGACGAGAGGAGCGGCGAGTCCGAATCGCGGAACGTGGCCGGGAAGTGCTGGTCGCGCAGGCGGCGGTTCTTCGTCGGGAGGACGAGTGGCTCACGGAGGCCGAGCGACAGGCGCTCGAGACGGTGGTGCGGAGCCGCAGCGGAGTGCGGCGACAGCGCGCCGTGGCGATGGGGCATGGCCTCGCAACGCTCAGAGCGCTCGTCGAGCGCGGTCTGGTGACCGAGGAGGTGGACCATCGAACGGCAGCGGCGCACCGCACCGACCTGCTGGTCGAGCTTCTGCCAGAAGCGACGACGGTCGGGGGCGAGCATCGCAACGCGCCACGGCAGGAGGCCTTGCTGCAGCGGCTTGGAGAGGTCGGTGGCCCGGTCTTGCTGAGCGAGCTCGAGGACCTGCCTGAGGGGGCCCGGGGGCTGGCGCGCGCCCTGGCGAGGAAGGGCAAGGTGCGAGTCGAGGAGGTGCCGACGGCGCGGGACCCGTTCGCAGACGCGCCGCGGGTCGAGGACGTCCAGCACGAGCTGACGGTCGATCAGACGGCGGCGCTCGCTTCACTGCTCGAGGCGGCCGAGGCACGCACCTTTCGCGCGTTCTTGCTCCACGGCGTGACGGGGAGCGGCAAGACGGAGGTGTACCTGCGACTCATCGACGTGGCGCTGCGAGCGGGTCGGTCCGCGCTCGTGCTCGTGCCAGAGATCTCGCTCACGCCACAGCTGGCCGGTCGATTTCGGGCACGGTTCGGGGGGGAGGTGGCCGTACTGCATAGCGGGCTCTCGGATGCGCAGCGGTACGAGCAGTGGCGACTCCTCCGCACGGGAAGCTGCCGCATCGCGGTCGGGGCCAGGTCCGCCGTCTTCGCGCCGCTCGCGGACCTCGGCGTGGTCATCGTCGACGAGGAGCACGACGGCTCGTTCAAGCAGGAGGAAGGCGTGCGGTACCACGCGCGAGACGTCGCGCTGGTGCGGGCCAAGAGGAGCGGGGCGGTGGCGGTCCTCGGCTCGGCGACGCCGTCGCTGGAGAGCTACCACGGAGCCATGGAGGGGAGGCTCGCGCTGCTCAAGCTCCCGGGGCGCGTCAGAGAGCAGGTCATGCCCGAGGTCGTGGTGCTCGATCTCCGGCGATACCAGGCGGGAGAGGGGGGCATTCTCAGCGCACCCCTCGCCGCGGCGTTGGCGGAGACCCTGGAGCAGCGAGAGCAGGCCATCCTCTTTCTGAACCGGCGGGGATACGCGAACTTTGTGCTCTGCAAGGGCTGTGGATACGTCTTCCGCTGCGGCGAGTGCTCCGTGTCTCTCACGCACCACGAGCGGCGTGGACGGCTCGTGTGCCACTATTGCGGCTTCAGTCGGCCGAGGCCGACGCGCTGTCCGGAGTGCGACGGAGACACGGTCGAGCTGTTGGGCCTGGGAACGGAGAGGGTGGAGGAGGCTTTGCGGGCTCGGTTCCCCTCCGCGCGGGTGGCGCGGCTGGATCGCGACAGCGCGCGCGGCGCGGGGCTCAATCGCATCCTGCGGCAGGTGCACGACCGGGAGGTCGATATCCTGGTGGGGACGCAGATGGTCGCCAAGGGGCACGACTTTCCGTCGGTGACGCTCGTGGGAGTGGTGTGCGCCGATCAGGGGCTGCACTTTCCGGACTTCCGCGCCGCGGAGCGCACGTTCCAGCTCTTGACGCAGGTGGCAGGGCGCGCGGGACGTGGCGATAGGCCGGGCCGGGTGGTCGTGCAGACCTACCAGCCGATGCACCCGAGTATCGAGGCCGCGCGGACCCACGACTACGATGGTTTCTTCGCCCAGGAGCTACGGGCGAGGCGAGAGCTGCAGTACCCGCCGCTGGGACACGTGATCGCCTTGCGCTTCGAAGGGCCCGACGGCGCTGCGGTGGGAGAGGCTGCCAAGCGGGTAGCCTCGCACTTCGTTTTGCCGAAGGATGGTACCGCGTGGGTCATGGGCCCCGTGGAGGCGCCCATCGCGCGTATCAAGGGGCGGAGCCGGTGGCTGCTGCTCGTGCGGGGAAGGACGCGGCAGGCGGTGCGAGACGCAACGCGGCGGGTCTGGCAAGGGGACGCCCTACGCGAGGCGCCGGGGGTGCGGGTCGTGATCGACGTCGACCCGCAGAGCCTGCTGTAA
- a CDS encoding flagellar biosynthetic protein FliR, which yields MELEFARALAAGEWQRWLIVVVACAARWATFSWIVPPLGGRALPATLRMGLAVVLGALAYPRWSAGAHEFLSGPASWLVLLVVKEAVVGAVLGYVTSVVFWGAEAAGWLADTVRGANMAEVLVPQHGHRTTALGALHAQLSIVVFLSMGGHRVLVAAVLSSYDVLPLQTVPAIGGWQEFGWFAARLTGEVFALAVALAAPVVIAVVLTDVALGWINRLAGQVNVFFVAMPLKAFLGVAVVALVLPLLVGILPRALGWAVNYLERGLALLSGP from the coding sequence ATGGAGCTCGAGTTCGCGCGCGCACTGGCCGCAGGGGAGTGGCAGAGGTGGCTCATCGTGGTCGTCGCGTGCGCCGCCCGATGGGCGACGTTTTCGTGGATCGTGCCGCCGCTCGGTGGGCGCGCCCTCCCCGCGACCCTTCGCATGGGCCTCGCCGTGGTGCTGGGAGCCCTGGCCTACCCGCGCTGGAGCGCCGGCGCGCACGAGTTTCTCTCCGGGCCTGCCTCCTGGCTCGTGCTTCTGGTAGTGAAGGAGGCGGTCGTCGGCGCGGTGCTCGGCTACGTCACCTCGGTCGTCTTCTGGGGGGCGGAGGCGGCGGGGTGGCTTGCGGATACGGTGCGAGGTGCCAACATGGCGGAGGTGCTCGTGCCGCAGCACGGGCACCGCACGACAGCTCTTGGAGCGCTGCATGCTCAGCTCTCCATCGTGGTGTTCCTGAGCATGGGGGGTCACCGGGTGCTCGTGGCAGCGGTGCTGAGCTCCTACGACGTGCTGCCGCTTCAGACCGTGCCGGCGATAGGTGGCTGGCAAGAGTTTGGCTGGTTCGCGGCTCGCCTCACCGGCGAGGTCTTCGCGCTCGCGGTGGCTCTGGCGGCGCCGGTGGTCATCGCCGTGGTGTTGACCGACGTGGCGCTGGGCTGGATCAACCGACTGGCGGGGCAGGTCAACGTCTTCTTCGTGGCTATGCCGCTCAAGGCCTTTCTAGGCGTCGCCGTGGTGGCGCTGGTGCTTCCGCTGCTGGTGGGCATTCTGCCCCGGGCGTTGGGCTGGGCGGTGAATTATCTGGAGCGGGGACTTGCCCTGTTGAGTGGGCCTTGA
- the rpsD gene encoding 30S ribosomal protein S4 — MARYTGPVCRLCRREDMKLFLKGERCYTDKCAFERRAYPPGQHGQGRKKRSNYGEQLREKQKVRRMYSMLEGQFRSSYHKATRMKGVTGENLLALLERRLDNVVYRLGLASTRTEARQLVRHRHFLVNGHCCNIPSALVRPGDVVQVHERSRQVAKIVEALAAVDRRGVPSWLELDKDGFQGKVGSMPVREELTMPIREQLIVELYSK, encoded by the coding sequence GTGGCTCGCTATACCGGACCAGTATGTCGGCTCTGCCGGCGCGAAGATATGAAGCTCTTCCTCAAGGGAGAGCGCTGCTATACCGATAAATGCGCCTTCGAGCGTCGTGCGTATCCCCCCGGTCAGCACGGGCAGGGGCGAAAGAAACGCTCGAACTACGGCGAGCAGCTGCGCGAGAAGCAGAAGGTTCGGCGCATGTACAGCATGCTCGAGGGGCAGTTCCGCAGCTCCTATCACAAGGCGACGCGCATGAAGGGGGTGACGGGCGAGAACCTGCTCGCGCTCCTCGAGCGCAGGCTGGATAACGTCGTCTACCGGCTGGGACTTGCGTCCACGCGGACGGAGGCTCGGCAGCTGGTGCGGCATCGGCACTTCTTGGTGAACGGGCACTGCTGCAACATTCCTTCGGCGCTGGTGCGCCCGGGCGACGTGGTGCAGGTGCACGAGCGAAGTCGGCAGGTGGCGAAGATCGTGGAGGCGCTCGCGGCGGTGGATCGCCGGGGAGTGCCGAGCTGGTTGGAGCTCGACAAGGACGGCTTTCAGGGCAAGGTGGGAAGTATGCCGGTGCGTGAGGAGTTGACCATGCCCATCCGCGAACAACTGATCGTCGAGCTCTACTCCAAGTAG
- the rpsM gene encoding 30S ribosomal protein S13, with translation MARIAGVDLPRNKRIDIALTYIYGIGRARAEEILDKADVGGGIRTDDMSEDQIRRIRQVLDAGYKVEGDLRREVSMNIKRLMDLNCYRGIRHKRGLPVRGQRTSTNARTRKGPRRGLMAKKRPAAGGAGGGAAPAGK, from the coding sequence ATGGCACGTATCGCTGGTGTTGACCTTCCGCGCAATAAGCGCATTGACATTGCGCTGACATACATCTATGGCATCGGTCGCGCGCGAGCCGAGGAGATCCTGGATAAGGCGGACGTGGGCGGTGGAATCCGCACCGACGACATGTCCGAGGATCAGATCCGGCGCATCCGGCAAGTTCTCGATGCGGGATACAAGGTGGAGGGGGATCTGCGCCGCGAGGTGTCGATGAACATCAAGCGGCTCATGGATCTGAACTGCTACCGCGGCATTCGCCACAAGCGTGGCTTGCCGGTGCGGGGGCAGAGGACAAGCACCAACGCGAGGACGCGCAAGGGTCCCCGACGTGGTCTCATGGCCAAGAAGCGGCCAGCGGCAGGCGGTGCCGGTGGTGGCGCGGCTCCGGCCGGGAAGTAG
- the fliO gene encoding flagellar biosynthetic protein FliO, translating to MPTVDGAGVPSLGYGWVLLRMFAALAVVSGVAYVALRYGLRRFGRSASPGRLLRVVEQCPLGPGRSVWVVEAAGRYLVVGSADGALSLLTELEPSSVEGRLAPPVTPRRTFAEFLGRHREPPGSVPS from the coding sequence ATGCCGACGGTCGACGGCGCGGGAGTGCCGAGCCTCGGATACGGATGGGTGCTGTTGCGGATGTTCGCCGCACTGGCGGTCGTGAGCGGTGTGGCCTACGTGGCGCTGCGCTACGGCTTGCGGCGCTTCGGAAGGAGCGCGTCCCCGGGTCGGCTTCTGCGCGTCGTGGAGCAATGTCCTCTCGGCCCAGGGCGCTCGGTCTGGGTCGTGGAAGCGGCGGGCCGCTACCTGGTGGTGGGCTCTGCGGACGGGGCGCTCAGCCTATTGACGGAGCTGGAGCCCTCCTCGGTGGAGGGGCGATTGGCCCCGCCCGTTACGCCACGACGAACCTTTGCGGAGTTCCTTGGGCGGCACCGGGAGCCGCCGGGGAGCGTGCCGTCGTGA
- a CDS encoding EscU/YscU/HrcU family type III secretion system export apparatus switch protein yields the protein MADDRPGGEPTEPPSEKRLRDARARGEVPRSREAVAAAVFVGVCGLVAATWMQAVATLREFAGAWLERAASFDGPPSAALLDALKAVVLVAGPVVVTAFAAALVASYAQVGALFVLQPVKPQLKRLDPLGNLRRTFGRESLVELLKSTVKLIGTGYLAWTVLWDHAPAIARTVGASPERILEVTAASLRDLALRVGVLVVLMGAFDLWLQRRAYFKRLRMTREEVKREQKESEGDPQHKGERRRLHREILEQRMLERVAKADCVIINPVRIAVAIEYDENSMGAPRVVARGERIVAAKIRAMARKHGVPIVRNVPLARALVDLELDQEIPSELYEAVAEVLRFLQGLGDRESK from the coding sequence ATGGCAGATGACCGCCCAGGTGGGGAGCCCACCGAGCCGCCCAGCGAGAAACGGCTCCGCGACGCGCGCGCTCGGGGTGAGGTGCCGCGGAGCCGGGAGGCCGTCGCCGCCGCGGTCTTCGTAGGGGTCTGCGGTCTGGTTGCGGCAACCTGGATGCAGGCCGTCGCCACGCTGCGCGAATTCGCCGGCGCCTGGCTCGAACGCGCGGCGAGTTTCGATGGACCGCCGTCTGCGGCGCTGCTGGACGCCCTGAAAGCCGTCGTCCTCGTCGCGGGGCCCGTGGTGGTGACGGCGTTCGCCGCCGCGCTGGTCGCTAGCTACGCGCAGGTCGGGGCGCTGTTCGTACTTCAGCCGGTGAAACCCCAGCTGAAGCGACTCGATCCGCTCGGCAACCTGCGCCGCACCTTCGGCAGGGAATCGCTGGTCGAGCTACTGAAGTCGACGGTCAAGCTGATCGGGACGGGGTACCTCGCCTGGACCGTGCTGTGGGATCATGCCCCCGCGATCGCGCGGACGGTCGGAGCCTCCCCTGAGCGGATCCTGGAGGTCACGGCCGCGTCTCTGCGGGATCTGGCCCTGCGCGTGGGAGTGCTGGTGGTCCTGATGGGCGCTTTCGACCTCTGGCTTCAGCGGCGCGCGTACTTCAAGCGGCTACGCATGACGCGTGAGGAAGTGAAGCGCGAGCAGAAGGAGAGCGAGGGGGATCCGCAGCACAAGGGGGAGCGGCGACGGCTTCACCGGGAGATCCTGGAGCAGCGCATGTTGGAGCGCGTGGCGAAGGCCGACTGTGTCATCATCAATCCCGTGCGGATCGCCGTGGCCATCGAGTACGACGAGAACTCGATGGGAGCGCCGAGAGTGGTGGCGCGAGGGGAGCGCATCGTGGCGGCGAAGATCCGCGCCATGGCGCGAAAGCACGGTGTGCCGATTGTTCGCAACGTGCCGCTCGCTCGCGCTCTCGTCGATCTCGAGCTCGACCAGGAGATCCCGTCGGAGCTCTACGAGGCCGTGGCAGAGGTGTTGCGGTTCCTGCAAGGGCTCGGTGACAGGGAGTCGAAGTGA
- the rplQ gene encoding 50S ribosomal protein L17 produces MRHRKAQTKLNRSPSHRRATFSNLLLGLVEHGRVQTTERKARELRSLAERMVTRATRLGDLLLKDPKAMAPEDRARLIHAMRMVGRRLRQRSAVLHLFNEWAPRYLGRPGGYTRVFKLGNRRGDGAPMALLEFVPAEMPQREGAAVEEVRAPEKKKGLLGKLRSRKEKA; encoded by the coding sequence GTGAGACATAGGAAGGCACAAACGAAGCTGAATCGGAGCCCCTCGCACCGGCGGGCGACGTTCAGTAATCTGCTACTCGGTCTCGTGGAGCACGGGCGCGTTCAGACGACGGAGCGGAAGGCGCGGGAGCTTCGCAGCCTCGCCGAGCGCATGGTGACGCGGGCCACGCGGCTGGGGGACTTGCTCCTGAAGGATCCGAAGGCGATGGCCCCCGAGGACCGCGCGCGGCTGATCCACGCGATGCGCATGGTCGGTCGGCGGCTGCGGCAGCGGAGCGCGGTACTTCACCTTTTCAACGAGTGGGCCCCGCGGTACCTCGGCCGTCCCGGCGGGTATACCCGTGTCTTCAAGCTAGGGAATCGGCGTGGAGATGGCGCGCCGATGGCGCTTCTGGAGTTCGTTCCGGCCGAGATGCCGCAGCGCGAAGGCGCGGCGGTGGAGGAGGTCCGAGCGCCCGAGAAGAAGAAGGGGCTGCTCGGGAAGCTGCGTAGCCGCAAGGAGAAGGCGTAG